A genomic window from Spiroplasma endosymbiont of Labia minor includes:
- the rnpA gene encoding ribonuclease P protein component, whose translation MKNKNIIKKNIEFQSIIDKKRYQKNVSFIVYYEKNLQNYLRFGISVGKKIGNAVLRNKLKRQVRNMIYELINDIYDKSINIICIVRKQFQNQTYKENKSLLLKTLLKIN comes from the coding sequence ATGAAAAATAAAAATATTATTAAAAAAAATATTGAATTTCAAAGTATTATCGACAAAAAAAGATATCAAAAAAATGTTAGTTTTATTGTTTATTATGAAAAGAATTTACAAAATTATTTAAGATTTGGAATATCTGTTGGTAAAAAAATCGGTAATGCTGTTTTAAGAAATAAATTGAAAAGACAAGTTCGCAATATGATTTATGAGTTGATAAATGATATTTATGATAAATCTATCAATATTATTTGTATTGTTAGAAAACAGTTTCAAAATCAAACATACAAAGAAAACAAAAGCTTGTTATTAAAAACACTATTAAAAATAAATTAG
- the rpmH gene encoding 50S ribosomal protein L34, with protein sequence MKRTWQPSKIKHAHTHGFRARMATKSGRKIIKLRRAKGRAKLSA encoded by the coding sequence ATGAAAAGAACATGACAACCAAGTAAAATAAAACATGCTCATACTCATGGATTTAGAGCTAGAATGGCAACTAAAAGTGGGCGTAAAATAATTAAATTGCGCCGCGCTAAAGGCCGCGCTAAATTATCAGCTTAA